The following are from one region of the Trueperaceae bacterium genome:
- the acnA gene encoding aconitate hydratase AcnA → MNSFGARHTFQTGSGEAFYYRLATLQDQGHGAIDRMPYSVKVLLESLLRNEDGFVVRREDVLNLASYDATNPAKHEVPFMPARVVLQDFTGVPAVVDLAALRSAMHRMGGDPKTINPQVPVDLVIDHSVQVDQYDSPLALLQNAEIEFERNRERYEFLRWGQAAFDDFGVVPPASGIVHQVNLEYLAKGVQSRPEEGGEVVYPDSLVGTDSHTTMINGLGVVGWGVGGIEAEAVMLGQPIYMLTPEVVGFELTGRLAEGATATDLVLVVTQMLREHGVVGKFVEFFGDGLDAMTVPDRATIANMAPEYGATMGFFPTDAETLRYLRQTGRLDDEVEAVERYAKANGLFREPGAPTPTFRDVLHLDLGSVDPSLAGPKRPQDRIRLSAMKTTFEADLVKPAAERGFELSEAELASHATFEDANGTHELTHGDVVIAAITSCTNTSNPSVMLAAGLVAKKAAERGLHAKPWVKTSLAPGSKVVTEYLTETGLMPHLEKVGFYLVGYGCTTCIGNSGPLPDAVAQAIQEGDLVAASVLSGNRNFEGRINPHVKANYLASPPLVVAYALAGTVHVDLVNEPIATDDAGEPVYLRDLWPTHEDVTAHLEAAMNPETFRRMYDGIEESNEAWNAIPVKGGELYAWDEDSTYVQEPPFFQDMAPDVAPIRPIEGARVLVKVGDSVTTDHISPAGAIAPDTPAGRYLREKGVAQRDFNSYGSRRGNDRIMTRGTFANIRLKNQLAPGTEGGYTTDVTTGEVSFIYDAAQRYQAAGIPSVVLAGHDYGMGSSRDWAAKGTYLLGVRAVIAASYERIHRSNLIGMGVLPLQFRDGESADALGLSGLETYTIHVDDALEPGGVVPVTATAEDGTVTRFEAVARLDSPVEIDYYKNGGILHTVLRRLFAEANAATA, encoded by the coding sequence GTGAACAGTTTCGGTGCCCGCCACACCTTCCAGACCGGGTCGGGGGAGGCGTTCTACTACCGCCTCGCGACCCTCCAGGACCAGGGCCACGGCGCCATCGACCGCATGCCCTACAGCGTCAAGGTGCTGCTCGAGTCGCTGCTGCGCAACGAGGACGGCTTCGTCGTGCGCCGCGAGGACGTGCTGAACCTCGCGTCGTACGACGCGACGAACCCCGCCAAGCACGAGGTGCCGTTCATGCCGGCCCGCGTGGTGCTGCAGGACTTCACCGGCGTGCCCGCCGTCGTCGACCTCGCGGCGCTGCGCAGCGCGATGCACCGGATGGGCGGCGACCCGAAGACCATCAACCCGCAGGTGCCCGTCGACCTGGTGATCGACCACAGCGTCCAGGTCGACCAGTACGACTCGCCGTTGGCGCTGCTGCAGAACGCGGAGATCGAGTTCGAACGCAACCGCGAACGCTACGAGTTCCTCCGTTGGGGGCAGGCGGCGTTCGACGACTTCGGGGTCGTGCCGCCCGCCTCGGGGATCGTGCACCAGGTGAACCTCGAGTACCTCGCCAAGGGCGTCCAGAGCCGCCCCGAGGAGGGTGGCGAGGTCGTCTACCCCGACAGCCTCGTCGGGACCGACAGCCACACCACCATGATCAACGGCCTCGGGGTCGTCGGGTGGGGGGTCGGCGGGATCGAAGCGGAAGCGGTCATGCTCGGCCAACCGATCTACATGCTGACGCCCGAGGTGGTCGGCTTCGAACTCACCGGCCGCCTCGCCGAGGGCGCGACCGCGACGGACCTGGTGTTGGTCGTGACGCAGATGCTGCGCGAGCACGGCGTGGTCGGCAAGTTCGTCGAGTTCTTCGGGGACGGCCTGGACGCGATGACGGTGCCGGACCGCGCCACGATCGCGAACATGGCGCCGGAGTACGGCGCGACGATGGGCTTCTTCCCGACCGACGCGGAGACGCTGCGCTACCTGCGGCAGACCGGCCGCCTCGACGACGAGGTGGAGGCGGTCGAGCGCTACGCCAAGGCCAACGGCCTGTTCCGCGAGCCGGGCGCGCCGACGCCGACCTTCCGGGACGTGCTGCACCTCGACCTCGGCAGCGTCGACCCGAGCCTCGCGGGCCCCAAGCGGCCGCAGGACCGCATCCGCCTGAGCGCCATGAAGACGACGTTCGAGGCGGACCTCGTGAAACCCGCCGCGGAGCGCGGCTTCGAACTGAGCGAGGCGGAGCTCGCGTCGCACGCGACGTTCGAGGATGCCAACGGCACGCACGAGCTGACGCACGGCGACGTGGTGATCGCCGCGATCACGTCCTGCACGAACACGAGCAACCCGTCGGTGATGCTGGCCGCCGGCCTGGTCGCCAAGAAGGCGGCCGAGCGCGGCCTGCACGCGAAACCGTGGGTGAAGACCAGCCTCGCGCCCGGCAGCAAGGTCGTCACGGAGTACCTCACCGAGACCGGCCTCATGCCGCACCTCGAGAAGGTCGGCTTCTACCTCGTCGGCTACGGCTGCACCACCTGCATCGGGAACTCCGGGCCGCTGCCCGACGCGGTCGCGCAGGCGATCCAGGAGGGCGACCTGGTCGCCGCCAGCGTCCTGTCCGGGAACCGCAACTTCGAGGGCCGCATCAACCCGCACGTCAAGGCGAACTACCTCGCGAGCCCGCCGTTGGTGGTCGCCTACGCGCTGGCCGGGACGGTGCACGTCGACCTGGTGAACGAGCCGATCGCCACGGACGACGCCGGCGAGCCGGTCTACCTGCGCGACCTGTGGCCGACCCACGAGGACGTCACGGCGCACCTCGAGGCGGCGATGAACCCCGAGACGTTCCGCCGGATGTACGACGGCATCGAGGAAAGCAACGAGGCGTGGAACGCGATCCCCGTGAAGGGCGGCGAGCTGTACGCCTGGGACGAGGACAGCACCTACGTCCAGGAGCCGCCGTTCTTCCAGGACATGGCGCCCGACGTCGCGCCGATCCGCCCGATCGAGGGCGCGCGGGTCCTGGTGAAGGTCGGGGACTCCGTCACGACCGACCACATCAGTCCCGCCGGCGCGATCGCGCCCGACACCCCCGCGGGTCGCTACCTGCGCGAGAAGGGCGTCGCGCAACGCGACTTCAACAGCTACGGCTCCCGGCGCGGCAACGACCGCATCATGACGCGCGGGACGTTCGCGAACATCCGCCTCAAGAACCAGCTGGCGCCGGGCACCGAGGGGGGCTACACGACCGACGTCACGACCGGTGAGGTGAGCTTCATCTACGACGCCGCCCAGCGCTACCAGGCGGCCGGCATCCCCTCCGTCGTGCTCGCCGGGCACGACTACGGGATGGGCAGCAGCCGCGACTGGGCGGCGAAGGGCACCTACCTGCTGGGGGTGCGTGCGGTGATCGCCGCGAGCTACGAACGCATCCACCGCTCGAACCTCATCGGGATGGGGGTCCTGCCGCTGCAGTTCCGCGACGGCGAGAGCGCCGACGCGCTCGGCCTGAGCGGCCTGGAGACGTACACGATCCACGTCGACGACGCGCTCGAGCCGGGCGGGGTCGTGCCGGTCACCGCGACGGCGGAGGACGGCACCGTCACCCGCTTCGAGGCCGTCGCCCGCCTCGATTCGCCGGTCGAGATCGACTACTACAAGAACGGCGGCATCCTCCACACGGTGCTCCGCCGCCTCTTCGCCGAAGCGAACGCCGCGACCGCCTGA